One Caldalkalibacillus uzonensis DNA window includes the following coding sequences:
- the thiM gene encoding hydroxyethylthiazole kinase — protein sequence MLLRKIRAQSPLIHHITNQVVMNFVANGTLAAGGSPVMSHHAEEVEEMVSHAQALVINIGTLDPGLVEAAALAGKKANQLNIPVVLDPVGVGATAFRRRAVARLMDEVSFVVICGNRAEFSFLANGSWEGKGVDAGSSAAPIDWPFEAVMALTGETDYVNHVAIPGGHPLLARVTGTGCLATSLIGLFLAVEQDAQKAAFHALSMLKLAGEMAGAQASGPGSFVPALLDALYHITPEQLEKRVASIL from the coding sequence ATGCTGTTGAGAAAAATCAGGGCGCAATCTCCGCTTATTCACCATATTACCAATCAAGTGGTGATGAACTTCGTGGCTAACGGGACACTGGCTGCCGGCGGCAGTCCTGTCATGTCCCACCATGCTGAGGAAGTAGAAGAAATGGTCAGCCACGCCCAAGCTTTGGTGATCAATATTGGCACCCTTGACCCTGGCCTGGTCGAGGCCGCGGCACTCGCCGGAAAAAAAGCCAACCAGCTGAACATTCCCGTTGTGCTGGACCCGGTTGGGGTGGGCGCAACCGCTTTCCGCCGCCGTGCCGTTGCACGTTTGATGGATGAGGTCTCCTTTGTCGTGATTTGCGGCAATAGAGCAGAGTTCTCCTTTCTGGCCAATGGCAGCTGGGAAGGAAAGGGAGTGGATGCCGGCTCGTCTGCTGCTCCTATCGACTGGCCTTTCGAGGCGGTGATGGCATTGACGGGAGAGACGGACTATGTCAATCACGTGGCCATCCCTGGTGGACATCCGCTGCTGGCCAGAGTGACAGGCACCGGCTGTCTGGCCACTTCCCTGATTGGATTATTTCTGGCTGTGGAACAAGACGCTCAGAAAGCAGCGTTTCATGCCTTAAGCATGCTTAAACTGGCAGGGGAGATGGCTGGGGCCCAGGCATCCGGACCAGGCAGCTTCGTTCCGGCTCTGTTGGACGCTTTGTATCACATCACACCTGAACAGCTGGAAAAAAGGGTGGCATCCATCTTGTAA
- a CDS encoding DoxX family membrane protein, producing MFVKFLRESAVAAWLLLVARLWLGWKWLKAGWGKVTGDFDASGYLQGAIAKASGDNPVVQEWWANFLSGFALPNVNLFNFLVAWGELLVGLGLILGTFTTFATLMGVVMNFAFLFSGTISTNPHMILVAMFILVAGANAGKIGLDRWVIPYLRQGMQGLLNRGKEFKQTGV from the coding sequence ATGTTTGTCAAGTTTCTCAGGGAGAGCGCCGTTGCGGCTTGGTTGTTATTAGTTGCCCGTCTGTGGCTGGGGTGGAAATGGTTGAAGGCAGGTTGGGGCAAAGTGACAGGGGATTTTGACGCTTCAGGGTATTTACAAGGAGCCATTGCCAAAGCCAGCGGAGACAATCCAGTTGTACAAGAGTGGTGGGCCAACTTTTTAAGCGGATTCGCACTTCCTAATGTTAACTTGTTCAACTTTTTGGTTGCCTGGGGAGAGTTACTTGTCGGTCTGGGTCTTATTTTAGGCACATTTACAACATTTGCAACTTTGATGGGCGTTGTGATGAATTTTGCTTTCCTGTTCTCTGGAACAATCAGCACCAACCCTCACATGATCCTAGTGGCCATGTTTATCCTGGTTGCCGGAGCCAATGCCGGTAAAATCGGTTTGGACCGCTGGGTCATTCCTTACCTCAGACAAGGAATGCAAGGGCTGCTCAACCGGGGTAAGGAGTTTAAACAGACTGGTGTCTAG
- the adhE gene encoding bifunctional acetaldehyde-CoA/alcohol dehydrogenase produces the protein MAVKHKEAKQSDLAAVIDTLITNAEHAQREYMHLNQEQVDHIVKEMALAGLDQHMALAKLAVEETGRGVFEDKATKNIFATEYIYHNIKYDKTVGSIKEDPYNGIMEIAEPVGIVLGVTPVTNPTSTTLFKSLIAVKTRNPIIFAFHPSAQKCSREAARIVRDAAVKAGAPEHCIQWVENPSVETTQALMKHPKVALILATGGAAMVKSAYSSGKPALGVGPGNVPCYIEKTAHIKRAVTDLILSKTFDNGMICASEQAVIVDKDICPEVKAYMADNGCHFLSPAELKKVEKLVINPASCVVNPDIVGQPAVKIAELAGIRVPDQTKILVAELKGVGPQHPLSREKLSPVLAFYQAKTTEEGLKLAEDIIAFGGMGHSAVIHSSNPNVIEAFGKRMKTGRIIVNAPSSQGAIGDIYNAYIPSLTLGCGTFGHNSTTANVSAIHLINVKRMATRTYNIQWFKVPPKIYFEKGATKYLEKMRDISRVFIVTDPHMEKLGYVDRVLYWLRKRPDYVQVETFSEVEPDPSFDTVLKGAELMKKYEPDVIIALGGGSPIDAAKAMWLLYEYPQVDVNGIKQKFLDIRKRVYKYPLLGKKAKFVAIPTTSGTGSEVTPFSVITDKAENVKYPLADYELTPDVAIIDPEYVLSVPKNVTADTGMDVLTHAIEAYVSNMANDYTDGLAIKAIQLVFEYLPRAYHNGRDEVAREKMHNASAIAGMAFANAFLGINHSLAHKLGAAFNIPHGRANTILMPHVIRYNALKPTKFSSFPKYEHFVADQRYAEIARVLGLPCRTVEEGVQSLIKAVIDLAKELEMPLSIAECGVGREVFEAQVDQLAEKAFEDQCTTTNPKLPLVSELAEIYRQAYEGYKD, from the coding sequence ATGGCGGTCAAACACAAAGAAGCCAAACAATCTGATCTAGCTGCAGTGATTGACACGTTAATCACTAATGCTGAGCATGCCCAGCGGGAGTATATGCACCTCAATCAAGAGCAAGTGGATCACATTGTCAAGGAGATGGCGCTGGCTGGGCTGGACCAGCATATGGCCTTAGCCAAACTGGCCGTGGAAGAGACCGGGAGAGGTGTCTTTGAAGACAAAGCAACCAAAAACATTTTTGCTACTGAATATATCTACCACAATATTAAATATGACAAAACAGTAGGCAGCATTAAGGAAGATCCGTACAACGGGATCATGGAAATTGCCGAACCCGTGGGGATTGTGCTGGGGGTGACACCCGTTACCAATCCCACCTCAACAACCTTGTTTAAATCCTTAATCGCCGTTAAAACACGCAATCCTATCATCTTCGCTTTCCATCCTTCTGCTCAAAAATGCAGCCGTGAGGCGGCGCGCATTGTCCGTGATGCAGCGGTCAAAGCAGGGGCACCTGAGCATTGTATCCAATGGGTAGAGAACCCTTCTGTGGAAACCACCCAGGCGCTGATGAAGCATCCTAAAGTGGCCTTAATTCTGGCCACCGGAGGGGCAGCCATGGTCAAATCAGCTTACAGCTCAGGCAAGCCGGCCTTGGGTGTGGGACCGGGGAATGTGCCCTGCTACATTGAAAAGACAGCTCACATCAAACGGGCTGTGACTGACTTGATTCTCTCCAAAACTTTTGACAACGGCATGATTTGCGCTTCCGAGCAGGCTGTTATTGTTGATAAAGACATTTGTCCAGAAGTTAAGGCGTATATGGCTGACAATGGCTGCCACTTTTTATCACCTGCTGAGTTGAAAAAAGTGGAGAAACTGGTGATTAACCCTGCTTCCTGCGTAGTGAACCCCGATATCGTCGGACAACCAGCGGTCAAAATTGCTGAACTGGCCGGCATTAGGGTGCCTGACCAGACAAAAATCCTGGTCGCTGAGCTAAAAGGGGTCGGCCCCCAGCATCCCCTTTCCAGGGAAAAATTAAGTCCGGTTTTGGCCTTTTATCAAGCGAAAACAACAGAAGAGGGACTCAAACTGGCTGAAGACATCATCGCCTTTGGAGGCATGGGCCACTCCGCTGTGATTCACTCCAGCAATCCCAACGTGATTGAAGCGTTTGGCAAGCGCATGAAAACAGGACGCATCATTGTCAACGCCCCGTCTTCACAGGGGGCCATCGGCGATATTTATAATGCCTACATCCCCTCGTTGACTTTAGGGTGCGGCACATTTGGCCATAACTCGACCACAGCCAATGTGTCTGCCATCCATCTCATTAATGTGAAACGTATGGCCACACGCACGTACAACATCCAATGGTTTAAAGTGCCGCCTAAAATTTATTTTGAAAAAGGCGCAACTAAATACCTGGAAAAAATGAGGGATATCAGCCGGGTCTTTATTGTGACAGACCCTCACATGGAAAAGCTGGGTTACGTAGACCGGGTGCTGTACTGGTTGCGCAAACGTCCCGATTATGTCCAGGTGGAAACATTCTCGGAAGTGGAGCCGGATCCCTCCTTTGACACCGTGCTCAAAGGGGCAGAGCTGATGAAAAAATATGAACCTGATGTGATTATTGCCCTGGGAGGAGGATCCCCTATTGATGCAGCTAAAGCAATGTGGCTGTTATACGAATATCCGCAAGTGGATGTAAACGGCATAAAGCAGAAGTTTTTGGATATCCGCAAGCGGGTGTATAAATATCCTTTGTTGGGCAAAAAGGCCAAATTTGTGGCCATTCCAACCACGTCAGGAACCGGGTCTGAGGTCACGCCCTTCTCCGTCATCACGGATAAAGCAGAGAATGTGAAATATCCTCTGGCTGATTATGAATTAACCCCTGATGTGGCCATCATTGACCCGGAGTATGTGCTCAGTGTGCCTAAAAATGTAACGGCAGATACGGGGATGGATGTGCTGACCCATGCCATTGAAGCCTATGTTTCCAACATGGCCAACGACTATACGGACGGATTGGCCATCAAGGCGATCCAGCTGGTGTTTGAGTACTTGCCCCGGGCCTATCATAATGGACGGGATGAAGTGGCCAGAGAAAAAATGCATAACGCTTCGGCCATCGCCGGTATGGCCTTTGCCAATGCCTTCTTGGGCATCAATCACAGCCTGGCCCACAAGCTGGGGGCAGCCTTTAACATTCCCCACGGAAGGGCCAATACGATCCTGATGCCCCATGTGATCCGGTATAATGCCCTGAAGCCGACCAAATTTTCCTCTTTCCCTAAGTATGAACACTTTGTGGCCGACCAGCGATATGCCGAGATAGCCCGGGTTCTGGGTTTGCCTTGCCGGACAGTGGAAGAAGGGGTACAAAGCCTGATCAAAGCGGTGATTGATCTGGCTAAAGAACTGGAAATGCCCCTCAGCATTGCCGAGTGCGGTGTCGGGCGTGAGGTGTTTGAAGCCCAGGTGGATCAGTTGGCCGAAAAAGCCTTCGAAGACCAGTGCACAACCACCAACCCCAAATTGCCGCTGGTCAGTGAGTTAGCGGAGATTTACCGTCAAGCTTACGAAGGTTACAAAGACTGA
- the pflA gene encoding pyruvate formate-lyase-activating protein yields the protein MLRGRIHSVETCGTVDGPGIRYVVFMQGCLLRCQYCHNPDTWDLKGGKTVTREELLQDMKGYVPYMTFSGGGVTVSGGEPLLQAEFVAELFKACKERDIHTALDTSGGCFTGHGVQRQIIDRLLEVTDLVLLDLKHIDEAKHRRLTGRSNAHILHFARYLAEKGTPVWIRHVLVPGYTDDELDLARLGQFIKTLPNVQKIEILPYHQLGVHKWHALGLHYPLANVHPPTDKNIQRAYLILTGKGQQSNLTGQLDMC from the coding sequence ATGTTAAGAGGACGTATCCATTCCGTTGAAACTTGCGGGACCGTTGACGGTCCCGGCATCCGCTATGTGGTGTTTATGCAGGGGTGCTTGCTGCGCTGCCAATACTGCCACAATCCAGATACCTGGGACTTAAAGGGAGGAAAGACGGTCACGAGAGAGGAATTGCTGCAAGATATGAAAGGGTACGTCCCTTATATGACTTTTTCTGGCGGTGGTGTCACTGTCTCTGGAGGTGAACCGCTGTTGCAAGCCGAATTTGTGGCAGAACTGTTCAAGGCCTGCAAGGAGCGGGACATTCATACTGCTTTGGATACCTCAGGGGGTTGTTTCACCGGCCATGGGGTACAGCGCCAGATCATTGATCGTTTGCTGGAGGTCACCGATCTGGTCCTTCTTGACCTGAAGCATATTGATGAGGCGAAGCACCGCCGCCTCACTGGACGTTCCAATGCTCACATCTTACATTTTGCCCGTTACCTTGCGGAAAAGGGAACGCCAGTTTGGATCCGGCATGTGCTTGTGCCAGGTTATACCGATGATGAACTTGATTTAGCCCGTCTTGGCCAATTTATCAAGACATTGCCCAATGTACAAAAAATAGAGATTCTCCCTTATCATCAGCTTGGTGTTCATAAGTGGCATGCGTTGGGACTCCATTATCCTTTGGCAAACGTACACCCGCCCACAGATAAGAACATTCAGCGGGCCTATTTGATCCTGACTGGGAAAGGACAACAGTCTAATCTGACAGGCCAGCTTGATATGTGTTAA
- a CDS encoding anion permease: MTKKSDVKLIPLLITLAIGIGIWNIAPPAGLEKEAWQLFAIFVATIVGLIIKPMPMGVVAIFGLTATVLTKTLTIGDALSGFSNSVIWLIVIAFFVSRGFIKTGLGSRVAYFFVMKFGKKTLGLSYALLFSDLLLAPAMPSNTARAGGIVLPIIRSLSEAYGSRVEDGTERKIGSFLTKVAFQGDMITSAMFLTAMAANPLVVSIAAEITGVNISWTGWMVAAFVPGIVSLIIIPLVIYKIYPPEIKETPGAAELAKQKLAEMGPLKRSEWYMVGVFFLILCLWIFGTKVGIDATTTAFIGLCALLLLQVLSWSDIKNEQGAWDTLVWFAALVMMATFLNQLGFIPWFSGIMEGSVSGMSWVVALIVLALVYFYSHYFFASNTAHVSAMYGAFLAVLVAAGAPPLLSALVLGFFSNLFACTTHYGCGPAPVFFGTGYVSQNKWWSIGFLISIIHILVWLGIGGLWWKLLGLW, encoded by the coding sequence ATGACGAAAAAAAGCGATGTGAAGCTTATTCCTTTATTGATCACGTTAGCGATTGGGATTGGTATTTGGAATATTGCCCCCCCAGCCGGATTGGAAAAGGAAGCATGGCAGCTTTTCGCCATATTTGTAGCTACGATTGTCGGGCTTATCATTAAGCCCATGCCGATGGGAGTTGTGGCTATTTTCGGTCTGACGGCGACCGTATTGACCAAAACGTTGACGATAGGTGACGCACTGAGCGGTTTCAGCAATTCCGTCATATGGCTGATTGTCATCGCCTTCTTTGTTTCCCGAGGGTTTATTAAAACGGGACTCGGTTCGAGAGTGGCTTACTTTTTCGTTATGAAATTTGGCAAAAAGACGCTTGGGCTTTCGTATGCCTTGCTGTTTAGCGATCTGCTTTTGGCGCCGGCGATGCCGTCCAATACTGCGCGGGCGGGAGGGATTGTGTTGCCGATTATCCGCTCGTTGTCCGAAGCGTACGGTTCCCGGGTCGAAGACGGAACGGAAAGAAAAATTGGTTCTTTCCTGACCAAAGTGGCCTTTCAGGGTGACATGATTACATCGGCGATGTTTCTGACTGCCATGGCAGCCAACCCATTAGTGGTGAGCATTGCGGCTGAAATTACGGGAGTAAACATTTCCTGGACCGGGTGGATGGTCGCAGCATTTGTTCCCGGAATTGTAAGTTTAATCATTATCCCGCTTGTGATTTACAAAATTTATCCGCCCGAAATTAAAGAAACACCTGGCGCGGCAGAACTGGCCAAACAGAAATTGGCGGAAATGGGGCCGTTGAAAAGATCGGAATGGTATATGGTCGGCGTGTTTTTCCTTATCCTCTGCCTTTGGATTTTCGGAACAAAAGTGGGGATCGACGCGACCACGACCGCTTTTATCGGATTGTGCGCGTTGCTTTTGCTTCAGGTTTTATCCTGGTCAGACATCAAAAATGAACAAGGGGCATGGGATACGCTGGTCTGGTTTGCGGCTCTCGTCATGATGGCCACCTTTTTAAATCAGCTCGGCTTCATTCCATGGTTTAGTGGAATAATGGAAGGCAGTGTGTCCGGCATGTCTTGGGTAGTCGCACTCATTGTCTTAGCTCTGGTGTACTTCTATTCACACTATTTCTTTGCCAGCAATACAGCTCATGTCAGTGCGATGTACGGGGCATTTTTAGCTGTATTAGTTGCGGCAGGAGCGCCGCCCTTATTATCCGCTCTGGTTCTCGGTTTCTTCAGCAATTTGTTTGCCTGCACTACGCATTACGGCTGCGGGCCCGCTCCAGTGTTTTTTGGCACTGGCTATGTCAGTCAAAATAAATGGTGGTCTATCGGCTTCCTTATCTCGATCATTCATATCCTTGTCTGGTTGGGAATCGGTGGACTGTGGTGGAAATTGTTAGGACTTTGGTAA
- a CDS encoding fumarate hydratase, which yields MREISTEQVIKTVRRLCIEAACDLPEDVEQALRKGLSVEESHFGRYSLEKILKNVHLSREEQVPMCQDTGMAVIFVEIGQDVRIVGGALNEAINEGVRQGYKDGYLRKSVVADPVLHRQNTSDNTPAVIHTEIVPGDKLKIQVMPKGAGSENMGAVKMCKPAEGLDGVMDFVVNTVTQAGGNPCPPVIVGVGIGGTMDKCTLLAKKALVRDVGQPHPNKEYAEVEKVLLERINKLGIGPQGFGGKVTALAVHIETYPTHIAMLPVCVTLNCHAARHKEAVL from the coding sequence ATGCGTGAAATCTCGACAGAACAAGTGATAAAGACGGTAAGAAGACTGTGTATCGAAGCTGCCTGCGATTTGCCTGAAGATGTGGAGCAGGCTTTGAGGAAGGGGTTGTCTGTGGAAGAATCGCATTTTGGCCGATACAGTTTGGAGAAAATCTTGAAAAACGTGCATCTGTCCCGGGAAGAACAGGTGCCAATGTGCCAGGACACCGGAATGGCGGTCATTTTTGTGGAGATAGGACAAGACGTTCGTATTGTGGGCGGTGCTCTGAACGAAGCGATTAACGAAGGAGTTCGGCAAGGATATAAAGACGGTTATCTAAGAAAATCGGTTGTCGCAGATCCGGTTCTTCACCGGCAAAATACTAGCGACAACACCCCCGCGGTGATCCATACCGAAATCGTGCCTGGCGATAAACTCAAAATCCAGGTGATGCCCAAAGGCGCCGGAAGCGAAAACATGGGAGCGGTGAAAATGTGCAAACCGGCGGAAGGATTGGACGGGGTGATGGACTTTGTTGTAAACACCGTCACACAAGCGGGTGGCAACCCTTGCCCGCCGGTGATTGTCGGCGTCGGTATTGGCGGGACGATGGATAAATGCACCCTTCTGGCCAAAAAAGCGCTGGTCAGGGATGTGGGGCAGCCCCACCCCAACAAAGAGTATGCAGAAGTAGAAAAAGTATTGCTTGAAAGAATCAATAAGCTTGGCATTGGGCCTCAGGGCTTTGGAGGAAAAGTGACAGCTTTGGCCGTTCACATCGAAACCTATCCGACTCACATCGCGATGCTGCCTGTCTGTGTCACCTTGAACTGCCATGCGGCGCGCCATAAAGAGGCTGTGTTATAA
- a CDS encoding Fe-S-containing hydro-lyase, which produces MSTVKKLTTPLTDEQIRSLKAGDQVTITGVIYSARDAAHQRMVDALKENKPLPVDLKNQVIYYAGPTPAKPGKVIGSCGPTTSGRMDAYSPALMEQGLKGMIGKGPRSREVIAAMKKHGAVYFAAIGGAAALIADTIKKVEVVAYEELGPEAIRRMEVENYPCIVAVDCEGNDLYEIGVKQYRIEEQTLEQE; this is translated from the coding sequence ATGAGCACGGTAAAGAAGTTAACGACTCCATTGACTGACGAACAGATCCGATCTTTAAAAGCCGGCGATCAAGTTACGATTACAGGCGTTATCTATTCGGCGCGAGATGCGGCTCATCAAAGGATGGTCGATGCGCTTAAAGAAAACAAACCGCTGCCTGTCGATCTAAAAAATCAGGTGATTTATTATGCGGGACCAACCCCGGCCAAGCCCGGAAAAGTCATCGGTTCGTGCGGACCGACCACCAGCGGGCGAATGGACGCTTATTCGCCGGCCTTGATGGAGCAAGGACTTAAAGGGATGATCGGCAAAGGGCCGAGAAGCAGGGAAGTGATTGCCGCAATGAAAAAGCACGGCGCGGTTTATTTTGCGGCTATCGGCGGGGCCGCCGCCCTGATTGCGGACACGATCAAAAAGGTGGAAGTCGTGGCTTACGAGGAACTGGGTCCGGAAGCGATTCGCCGGATGGAAGTGGAAAACTATCCTTGCATTGTCGCTGTCGACTGCGAAGGAAACGACCTGTATGAAATAGGCGTCAAACAATACAGAATCGAAGAACAGACGTTGGAACAGGAGTGA
- a CDS encoding FAD-binding protein — translation MLKYDVIVVGAGGAGMMAALYASKDKNLRVACLSKIFPTRSHTGAAQGGINAAMGYRDATDSPEKHFRDTVKGSDFLADQDAVEYFTANMPAIISELDYYGVPFSRDPNGRIAQRPFGGASSPRTCYSADKTGHVILHALYEQCLKNNVEFLDEWFLLSLVVADETFHGLVAMNIKTGEIHPFLAKAVVIATGGFGRIYWNRTTNAINMTGDGTAACFNAGIPLKDPEFVQFHPTGLASTGILLSEACRGEGGYLINREGERFMKRYAPEKMELAPRDLVSRSIEMEIKAGRGFGQGLEAYVLMDLRHLGKEKIMERLPQVRELAMDFEGVDLIEEPVPIRPSCHYMMGGIHVSDYATLATPVEGIHAAGECACVSIHGANRLGGNSVADVVLFGKYAGIGARESAKKRPFGLETLVIKEAKKWESKFATMRNKTSGIRLVDIRNKMAEVMWNYVGIFRHEQEMRVALETIDQLLNDYEHAYIGDPALRYNTAFVHYVEIGNLLTLAKAVVLGAINRKESRGSHARADYPQRDDENFLKHTLIYKRGDRYELKYLPVKITKYPPEERKY, via the coding sequence ATGTTGAAGTACGATGTGATCGTTGTCGGCGCCGGGGGAGCGGGCATGATGGCCGCTCTTTATGCGAGTAAAGACAAGAATTTGCGCGTGGCCTGCTTGTCGAAAATATTCCCCACGCGTTCCCACACGGGCGCGGCTCAAGGCGGCATCAACGCGGCGATGGGTTACCGGGACGCGACAGACTCCCCCGAAAAGCATTTTAGAGACACGGTGAAAGGAAGCGATTTTTTGGCGGATCAGGATGCGGTTGAATATTTTACCGCCAACATGCCCGCTATCATCTCGGAACTGGATTATTACGGCGTTCCTTTCTCCCGTGATCCAAACGGAAGAATCGCCCAGCGTCCGTTTGGCGGCGCTTCAAGTCCTAGAACGTGCTATTCGGCGGACAAAACCGGCCACGTGATTTTGCATGCCTTATACGAACAATGCCTGAAAAACAACGTTGAGTTTTTGGACGAATGGTTTTTGCTGTCGCTTGTCGTGGCGGACGAAACGTTTCATGGACTGGTCGCGATGAATATCAAAACAGGCGAAATTCACCCTTTTCTGGCCAAAGCGGTTGTGATCGCGACGGGCGGGTTTGGCCGCATTTACTGGAACCGTACGACCAACGCCATCAACATGACCGGCGACGGGACGGCCGCCTGCTTCAACGCCGGCATTCCGTTAAAAGACCCTGAATTTGTGCAGTTTCATCCGACTGGATTGGCTTCTACAGGCATTTTGCTGTCGGAAGCTTGCCGGGGAGAGGGCGGTTATTTGATCAACAGGGAGGGCGAACGTTTTATGAAACGCTATGCCCCGGAAAAAATGGAGCTGGCCCCGCGCGACCTGGTGTCGCGGTCCATCGAGATGGAAATTAAAGCAGGGCGTGGTTTCGGCCAAGGTTTGGAAGCATACGTGCTGATGGACCTGAGACATTTGGGTAAGGAAAAAATTATGGAACGGCTGCCGCAAGTAAGGGAGCTGGCCATGGATTTCGAAGGCGTCGATCTCATCGAAGAGCCGGTTCCGATCCGCCCGAGCTGCCACTATATGATGGGCGGTATCCATGTCAGCGATTACGCCACATTGGCCACGCCCGTGGAAGGGATTCATGCCGCCGGTGAATGCGCCTGTGTTTCCATTCACGGGGCCAACCGACTGGGCGGCAATTCCGTAGCGGATGTCGTGCTGTTTGGCAAGTATGCCGGCATCGGCGCGCGCGAAAGTGCGAAGAAACGCCCGTTTGGCCTCGAAACTTTGGTGATTAAAGAGGCAAAAAAATGGGAGAGCAAGTTTGCAACTATGCGCAATAAAACTTCAGGTATTCGTCTGGTCGATATACGCAACAAAATGGCGGAAGTGATGTGGAATTATGTCGGCATTTTCCGTCATGAGCAAGAAATGAGGGTTGCCCTGGAGACGATCGATCAACTGCTGAACGATTATGAACATGCGTATATTGGCGATCCCGCCCTTCGTTACAATACGGCTTTTGTCCATTATGTCGAAATCGGAAACCTGCTAACTCTGGCGAAAGCCGTTGTGCTAGGAGCGATAAACCGGAAAGAAAGCAGAGGCTCCCATGCAAGGGCTGACTATCCGCAAAGAGATGATGAGAACTTTCTGAAGCATACGCTAATTTATAAACGAGGCGATCGTTATGAACTGAAGTATCTTCCTGTCAAAATTACGAAATATCCACCGGAGGAGAGAAAGTACTGA
- a CDS encoding succinate dehydrogenase/fumarate reductase iron-sulfur subunit, whose translation MENITFRIRRYDGTNTWVQEYRLPYEKGKTILWALTKIKDEIDPTLNFTSACRHAICGSCGVKVNGHAFLACKTSLDKLLETFDTSVLYFEPLGNYDVVRDLVVDWKPKMEKMKKVKPWLLPSREGSKEEGFRQSKQQFAKISSSTDCILCGICASECGQLAINDGGYLEPFIINKAYRFVVDSRDNAPEEHIRPVLENELWKCIHCMQCVSKCPKEIPLTDEIAYLRKETMKMGEVHNQGARHAYAFYHDVKKWGRLNEMTLPVKTDGMVTTLRKRIPFAYRMIVKGKINPLRLPKAVKGIKGVRKIYQQVEEESKS comes from the coding sequence ATGGAAAACATAACTTTTCGAATTCGGCGCTATGACGGTACCAACACATGGGTTCAAGAATATCGGCTTCCATATGAAAAAGGAAAGACAATTCTCTGGGCATTAACCAAAATCAAAGATGAAATCGATCCTACGTTAAACTTTACTTCCGCATGCAGGCATGCCATTTGCGGCAGTTGCGGTGTCAAAGTTAACGGTCATGCCTTCCTGGCCTGCAAAACGTCTTTGGATAAATTGCTCGAAACCTTTGATACATCTGTATTATACTTTGAACCTCTGGGCAATTATGACGTGGTCAGAGACTTGGTCGTCGATTGGAAGCCAAAAATGGAAAAGATGAAAAAGGTAAAGCCATGGCTGCTTCCTTCCAGGGAAGGAAGCAAAGAAGAGGGGTTTCGCCAAAGCAAGCAGCAATTTGCCAAAATCTCTTCCTCTACCGATTGCATTCTTTGCGGTATATGCGCTTCCGAATGCGGCCAGCTTGCCATTAATGACGGAGGTTATTTGGAGCCGTTCATCATCAACAAAGCTTACCGCTTTGTCGTCGATTCAAGGGATAACGCACCTGAAGAACACATTAGGCCCGTATTGGAAAACGAGCTATGGAAATGTATTCATTGTATGCAATGTGTTTCAAAATGTCCGAAAGAGATCCCATTAACGGATGAAATCGCCTATCTAAGAAAAGAGACCATGAAAATGGGCGAAGTCCATAATCAGGGAGCGCGGCATGCCTACGCATTTTATCATGACGTAAAAAAATGGGGAAGATTAAACGAAATGACGCTACCCGTTAAAACGGACGGCATGGTCACCACCTTGCGCAAACGAATTCCTTTTGCTTATCGCATGATAGTCAAAGGAAAGATAAACCCGCTTCGCTTGCCTAAAGCGGTGAAAGGGATTAAAGGGGTAAGAAAAATTTACCAACAGGTAGAGGAGGAAAGCAAATCATGA